A genomic stretch from Balaenoptera musculus isolate JJ_BM4_2016_0621 chromosome 9, mBalMus1.pri.v3, whole genome shotgun sequence includes:
- the LOC118900934 gene encoding DNA damage-regulated autophagy modulator protein 1-like, with protein MLCFLRGMAFIPFLLVTWSPAAFIVSYVVAVLSGHVNPFLPYISDTGTTPPESGIFGFMINFSAFLGAATMYTRYKIVEKQNQTSYFSTPVFNLVSLVLGLVGCIGMGIVANFQELAVPVVHDGGALLAFVCGVVYTLLQSIISYKSCPQWNSLSTCRIRMAISAVSSAAVIPMIACASLISITKLEWNPKEKDYVYHVVSAICEWTVAFGFIFYFLTFIYDFQSVTLRISTEINGDV; from the coding sequence ATGCTGTGCTTCCTGAGGGGAATGGCCTTCATCCCCTTCCTCCTGGTGACCTGGTCGCCCGCCGCCTTCATCGTCTCCTACGTGGTCGCCGTGCTCTCCGGGCACGTCAACCCCTTCCTCCCCTACATCAGTGATACAGGAACAACACCTCCAGAGAGTGGTATTTTTGGATTTATGATAAACTTCTCTGCATTTCTTGGTGCAGCCACGATGTACACAAGATATAAAATAGTAGAGAAGCAAAACCAAACCAGCTATTTCAGCACTCCTGTTTTTAACTTGGTGTCGTTAGTTCTAGGATTGGTGGGATGCATCGGAATGGGCATTGTAGCCAATTTCCAGGAGTTAGCTGTCCCCGTGGTACACGACGGCGGTGCCCTTTTGGCGTTTGTCTGCGGTGTTGTGTACACGCTCCTGCAATCCATCATCTCTTACAAATCGTGTCCCCAGTGGAACAGCCTTTCCACATGCCGCATACGGATGGCCATCTCTGCCGTTTCCTCCGCAGCCGTCATCCCCATGATTGCCTGTGCTTCGTTAATTTCTATAACCAAGCTGGAGTGGAATCCAAAAGAAAAGGATTATGTATATCATGTAGTGAGTGCGATCTGTGAATGGACAGTggcctttggttttattttctactttctaacATTCATCTACGATTTCCAGAGTGTCACCCTAAGGATATCCACAGAAATCAATGGTGATGTTTGA